The Setaria viridis chromosome 2, Setaria_viridis_v4.0, whole genome shotgun sequence DNA window tccctcatgaaaaagatgcaatatagactactatacgggaagacCCTaaggttagggtatccctaaggtggtctgtactagttaggtttttgcctcctctcgctgttgcgccgccaccgtagtctactccatcccgattgtcggcgtgcatcggcgattgggagagcaggtctccggaaccgtcgtcttcagcgatcctgcaccggaagagggcgaataaggtttttgggaagcgctctgcgcgactactcgatcgcttcctccgcttcgtcaagttcttcgtcgactccttcaccacggctcgtctacctcttcgtcactcAGGCAtcactcgtcgtcgcgaacaacatcaggctgctgatcgtcgtcgcctgctgtacccggtagtcgtccaggagccggtcttcatcaagaaagaaacgtacgatctcttatctcaaattatgtcttccatactagctattatgatctgttgcagtctgatagcactggatagtatggtagaatgtgtgattctatttgcaatgatagacttgtctagatcttgcgtagacatgtctaatTTAATCtactgttcatcgtattcatgatttatttctggattaaattaaaactaaaagtgcttatatatccaacaatctCTACAGCTAAAAAAGTAAAAAGACCATCAAAACGTCGTCCTACATTTGCCACAATATATAGTAAGCAATATATGCCGGCCGAGCTCGAGCTTCGTCGCCCACGAGCATGCCGCCGCGCTGGGGATGGAAGGCGTCCACACTGCGCGGGAGCTCGGCGGTGCCCGCGTCCATGTCAGCGCGCCTCCTGAGGCGGACGTGCACGTACAACAGCTGCAACTTGAGAAGGTGCATGCCAGCGAGCTCCGCGGGGATGTTGCCGCGCTTCAGGCACCGGAGATGCTTGGGGTCGAGGAAGAGGTGCGGagggatgggcggcggcggcggcggaggggaggacaAGGAGATGAGCGCGGTCACCGGTGGCAGTAGGGGTGGCGGCACTGCAGCGGGTGCTGCTGGGCGACGCGGTAGAGGCCGGTGCCGCCGGGAGGTGGACGAGCCGCGTATAGAAAataaggccgaccagaagaaaaaaaaagaaaggtaagGGAAAGGAGGATGACACATGGGACCCATagatgacaggtgggacccactgATAAGCGTGGCTAACGGTGTTAGAATTGTATCCATCCTAACCTTCTCAGCCcctccaatcaaacaaaaaattggaacGGACCCATCCCTCCTAACCAAACGGGTTGAATCTAACCTAGTAAAGTGGGATGGACCCAACCCATTCCACttggtcccaaaaccaaacacatgcttaggAATGGACGGGGGGTACGGAAGCATCTAAAAATGGAGGGCCTATAGAGGGCCCATTGAAATACTTTTTTTAAAGCTTGATCCTTTAGATTTGCGGTAGAGTGTTTAGAGCAAATACATTGCTACACATCAatggtctcataggtcgtctcatgcagtgccacgtaggatttttttATAACGTGGAGGAAAGAgaacgaggagagagaaagaggtcgttgtttcgtgaaactaaattgtaggactacgagacaactcaataaccattgtacgagttattgttgtcATGCAActgttggcgctgaaaatcggccgatgaccctcagcgtcggacacacgacccgggagaatctgcttaactcctgttcgagttattgccctggtgcggttcgcgtggcgtgccagtcaatctaacctgttgattgacaaggaaagaaaagtattaaattccggGGGTTTCAatcggctgaagttccgatctgtctcgaaaagcgtatcagcgaatcgaccaatttactgtagagatgaccggctatagagcagccgatgatcacgtagcgattgtaaagaaactactagagcaatttAAACAACGCTACGAAACGCAACACTTGAagtagatctaatcggctatatggcaataaataagaataacagtaacgaagccgacagttcgaatctcaagctggataactggtgataaaactagagcaatagataaatcctataattctagttaatatcgataactggtgaataaatctaaacgaaacgacagcgatgcgccctaagttaaagcttagatattactcgataaacggaacttacaaatcggctggagatcgtgtcgatgcatccctgccaatccgtacgaactcgtgaaaagaaaaggtttttggcgaagtcgccgacttgaaggtAAAGTACGAAGAATAAATAGGtttattgtattgattgatgtgttgttttacaaatctctagagactTAAGTtcgggtttgtaacaccaaccgggactaaaagtgaCTCCACGGATGAGCTTTTATTGAGGATCACCTTTAGTTCCGGGTTCAAAAATaatcgagatttttgttgaggatggaagttCCTTTTTCTACTTCTACTAGTGAACGTTGTCATTCATGTGCAAGTTACAAGTTACAAGTTACAAGTTACAAGTTAcgtgatttttcacgcaaaatatgcgcATGAGTCGTGCGTTGGATTCGAACCTACGACCTCAAACCTCCCGCGTAGCTTctttaccatctcacctacaaaGCACATCTAATTGAGTAGAGGATGCAGTctttttgtagtaactcgtgggggacaCTTTAGTCCgaatttgtaacaccaaccgggactagtcatctttagtcccggttggtggttggtgttaccaactagAACTAAGGTGTCTTCGCGGACGAGCTTTTTATTGAGGAtcacctttaatcccggttagtTTTGGGTTCAAAAACAACCCAGACTTTTATTAGGGATGGAAGATTATTTATCTACTAGTGAACGTTATCATTCATGCGTATCGAAAGCAGCCCCGGCATCGAAACACCACCTCTCGCCTATAAATGGTGACCAAACCTTTCGCTGCAATGGCAACCACCAAGGCTGCAATGGCAACCAGCAAGATGCTTCTCCCGGTCACTCTCTGCTTCCTCCTCATGCTCGCAGCGGAAAGCAAGGAAGACGATAATACTGTCGTCGTCTTCTACGGCACAGCGCGATGCAAGATCAACACCTCCAGGATCATCAGCAGTAAGTAAATTTATATGCTGGGTCAACAAGCTAATTAAACTTCTTTCACAAATCAAATGGCCCAAGAATAATAGACAATCATATGAGTTTGAGTTTGCTAACCACGCCTTCCACGCGGTCCGAATAATCGACAATCATATAACGTATGCATGCAGCGGAAGACTATGTATGTACATGGCATCATAAATTTTACGCAAAAACATAGTTCCAAATTGtacatattattatgtatctggACATAAACTGTATCTAGACAAAAATTATGCaccaagaaaaattaaaataacctacaatttggaatgcaGGGAGTAGCATTTTGCATGCCGTCGTCGTCTCATCACCGTGTGCGTGTGTGCAGATGCTCCTTTGCAGCTGGTGATCAACAACGCCACGATCCCCGGCACCGGCAGGACGACGAGCACGGGCCAGATCGTGATGGCCGTGAGCCTGACCTCGGCACAGCATCTGGACGCCCTGACGAGCAATGGCAGCGGCAAGGCGTTCCTTGTTGCTCCTCCGCACGCCTGCGGCGCGCCAAGCATTCCTCCCGGGATGGCGGTCGCCGCGGAGGTGCACGCAACCGATGTGGTGGTTCCCGTCCCAGGTGGGCTATTCGGTTCGATGATCAACGGCAGCCTGCATGCAACGACgaacgccggcggcgcctccaCCAGCCACAACAAGGGAGCCGGTGACACTGTCCACGCGCAGATGCCAACCATGGCCGCCTCAGATGGGCTGGCCCTTCCGGACGTCGGAATGGTTTTTGCTAAAGTCATAGATCGTTTCGCTTGCGTGGCTTTATGAGCTTAATAATGAAGGTGAACCTCCGCTAGTATATAATATAATGAAAAAATAAATCTGTGATGAAGGTCAGGTATATGTGTTGTGGCTATATGTGTTGTGCCATCGTGACCAGGGAAAATGCCATTAGTACCGGAACCCTTCTTTGATACCGATTTACTAGTAGTTCAGTACTAAGgggctcctttagtaccggttgaaataactggTACCAAatggtattaaaaaattaaaaaaaaagcaaatccCCCATCGCTGCCCTCCGCACGCCTGGCCCCGCTGCCCTCCTCCGCacgcccacctccgcccacctgccgccctcctcccgccgctcccgcccccgccgccgccctccgcccggcCCTGCCACCttcctccgcccgcccgcccgctacCTCTCCCACCTCTGCCGTCCGTCCGGCCGCGCCGCCTTCCTCCACCTTCCCGCCGTCGCTCCCGTCTCCGCCTTCCCGCCacacgcccccgccgccctccgccactCCCACCTCCACCCTCTGCCCACAGCCACCCCcgcccgcccaccgccaccgctacCGTCGTCgtctcacctcgccccgccgctacCGTCATCatctcacctcgccccgccgctgctcctcactgtgCCGGtaaggggcgagcggaggggggaggggtggGGAGGTAGTGGATCGAGATCTAGCTAGCGGAAGGGGagatagaggagagagagatagcAGCCGGGGTGGGGGACGAATGGTGCATATGCAAATAAGATAGCAGTGGGGGGGGTTGGACGGATGGGAAATAAAGACAACAGAAGGAGACGAGCAGTGGATGGaaggcctttagtaccagatGGGGGCTCTAccaggtggagctcccacccgatactaaagggtaaCCTTTAGTATCAGGTGAGcccccacctggtactaaacGGGGGCACGAGGACCTCCTCAGGGATTATCCGTtaggctcggtactaatgctcacattagtatcgtGCCAAAATACAACTGGTATTGAGCCTCGGGTCGAAAGACCATTTCTCTAGTAGTTCACCGCGCATGGCCTATACTAATTAATCGATGAGAAGTGATATCTCTGCAGCTAAAAAAGTAAAAAGACCATCAAAACGTCGTCCTACATTCGCCACAATATACAGTAAGCAATATACGTACACATACATATTGTGTACGGTCCCATGGGCACATGCATATTATGACAAATTATTCTGTATGAGCACTACAGATTAAATAGTATGCTCCTCCCATGACCTTTCATGCTTTTGGAGCCAAATATAGAATGTATATTTTTGAAGCATTATGGCGGTTACATATATAAGCTCTTCCTTTTCGAAAGGAAGATCGAGTTTGTTCATTCGAAATGTTAAAACAAATGTTCATATCAAAGGTTTTGGAAAGTCAAAACCAAACGGTACACGTGCACCACCCTATCTCCAAAATAATAAATCTAGTGTCTATATCTTCTAAAATGCAATGAAATCTATTTTCTCCTATGTATAATCGAGGGtattattttgaaatttttgagATCTAATTTTGCAACCTCGAGGATTATTAGCGGTTGTGTGCTGGCATCGGATCAATGAGAATTACACCAAAACTGGTTGGCATGTCTGGAGTTCAACTTTTTTGAACGATTGGCTAGATTTCACTTTGGTAACAGTTAATTATTACAATCATCATCAAGAAGTTTTGTTAACAAAACTAATTCTCGATTTGGTATGTAGCCAGTTAACTTTGGCTAGGAACTAAAGAGTCGATGAGTTTAGCCAATTAGCATTCGACCATTCGTGTggtgtacatatttttttttactgtacAATACAAATTAAATGGAAGCTAAGCCATAGTTCAGCTTCTCTCCCACGAAAAAGGTCAAACAAAGTTGATTAGACAACGAACGTTCACCAGTAGAGAAACGAGCATTAGTCCTAGTCGAGAAAACTCATTATCTCGGTTTTCCCAACCGGTACAACTGGTAGTAAAGGTCCTTAAGCGAAACATACTCGTGCGCAGTGCGTAgtattcgaacccacgacctcaagtcTCGCGCGTAggttccttaccatctcacttACATAACACATCTAGTTTAATAGGGGATGTAATTCTTTTGTACTAACTtgtggggaccctttagtcccggttggtggactaaaggtcaccctttagtgcGTGATGGCCGTGAGGCTGACCTCGGCACAGCATCTGGACGGCCTGATGAGCAATGGCAGCGGCAAGGCGTTCGTCGTCACTCCTTCCCACGCCTGCGGCGCGCCAAGCATTCCTCCCGGGATGGCGGTCGCCGCGGAGGTGCACGCAACCGATGTGGTGGTTCCCGTCCCAGGTGGGCTATTCGGTTCGATGATCAATGGCAGCCTGCATGCAACGAcgaacgccggcggcgccgtcacCAGCCACAACAAGGGCGCCGGTGACACTGTCCACGCGCAGATGCCAACCATCGCCGCCTCAGATGGGCTGGCCCTTCCGTACGTCGAAATGGTTTTTGCTGAAGTCATAGATCGTTTCGCTTGCCTGCTCCTAGGCATATCTTCATCCGAACCTCCGCTAGTATATAATATAATGAAAAAATAAATCTGTGATGAAGGTCAGGTATATGGGTTGCATTGTCGTGCCATCATTCCTAGGGACTTTAGTACCAATTTTGCAACCATCACTAATAGTTCGGTACTAAGGTACTAaggggaccctttagtaccggttgaaatagcGGGTACCAAAGGGTATTAAAACAATTAAAAAAAGCAAACCCCCCTGCCGCCCTCCGCATGCCTGGCCCCGCCTccgtcctccgccgcccacccgccgccctcctcccgccgcccccgcccccgccgccgccctccgcccgccccgccgccttcCTCTGCCCGCCCGcctctcccgcctccgccctccgcaCGGCCCCGCCACCTTCCCGCCACTGccgctcccgcctccacccTCCTGCCGCCTGCCCCCACCTCCACTCACCCTCCTCCTGCcgccctgcccccgccgccgccctccgcccggccccgccgccttcatctgcccgcccgccgcctctcccACTTCTAccctccgcccggccccgcacCTTCCTCCACCTTTCTgccaccgctcccgcctccgccctcctGTCGCCtgccctcctcccgccgcccgcccgccacccTCCGCCACTCACACCTCTGCCCTctgcccgccaccgccgtctaacctcgccccgccgctgctcctcactgcgcCGGtaaggggcgagcggaggggggaggggaggggaggcagtggATCGAGATCTAGCTTGCGGAAGGGGAgataaaggagagagagagagagataacaGCGGGGATGGGGCGAAAACAGATGATGCATGTGAAGATAAGATAGCAGTGGCGGGGACGGATGGGAAATAAAGACAGCAGAAAAGGACGAGCGGCGGTTGGaaggcctttagtaccagatGGGGGCtctaccgggtggagctcccatccgatactaaagggtgatatttagtaccgggtggagcccccacccggtactaaacggGGGCACGAGGGCCTCCTCGGGGACTATCCGATAGGTTCGGTGCCAAAATACATGCACTATTGAGCCTTGGGACGAAAGGccatttctctagtagtgcaCTGCGCATGGCCTATACTAATTAATCGATGAGAAGTGATATATCTACagctaaaaaggtaaaaagacCATCAAAACGTCATCCTACATTCGCCACGATATGTACACATACATATTGTGTACGGTCCCATGGGCACATGCATATTATGACAATTTAGTCTGTATGTGCACTACAAATTAAATAGTATACGCTCCTCCCATGACTTTTCATGCTTTTGGAGccaaatataaaatatatatttttgaaaCATTATGGCGGTTACATATATAAGCTCTTCCTTTTCAAAAGGAAGATCGAGTTTGTTCATTCGAAATGTTAAAACAAATGTTCATATCAAAGGTTTTGGAAAGTCAAAACCAAACGGTACACGGGCACCACCCTATCTCCAAAATTTTAAATCTAGTGTCTATATCTTCTAAAATGCAATGAAATCTATTTTCTCCTATGTATAATCGAGGGtattattttgaaatttttgagATCTAATTTTGCAACCTCGAGGATCATTAGCGGTTGTGTGCTGGCATCGGATATGAGAATTACACCAAAACTGGTTGGCATGGCTGGATTTCACTTTTTTTGAACGATTGGCTAGATTTCAGTTTGGTAACAGTTAATTATTACAATCATCATCAAGAAGTTTTGTTAAACAAAACTAATTGTGGATTTGGTATGTAGCCAGTTAACTTTGGCTAGGAGCTAAAGAGTCGATGAGTTTAGCCAATTAGCATTAGACCATTCGCGAACCAAGGTGAGCTACGGTCTTTCCGTGGTGTACATATTTTTTTACTACAATACAAATTAAATGGAAGCTTAAGCCATAGTTCAACCTCGCTCCCACGAAAAAAGTCAAACAAATTCCGTGGTGTACATATTTTTTTGATACTGTACAATACAAATTAAATGGAAGCTAAGCCATAGTTCAACTTCTCCCTCGAAAAAAGTCAAACAAATTTAATGAGACCACGAACACAGGTAGAGAAACGAGCATTAGTGTTGGGAAACCCAATAGATCTTGattttaccaaccgagactaaagggttttGCGCAAAAGAGAATATTGGAAATTCTCGGGAGGCCCCCCCCAACGCACGCGCAAGTTACAAGTTAcgtgatttttcacgcaaaatatgcgcATGAGTCGTGCGTTGGATTCGAACCTACGACCTCAAACCTCCCGCGTAGCTTctttaccatctcacctacaaaGCACATCTAATTGAGTAGAGGATGCAGTctttttgtagtaactcgtgggggacaCTTTAGTCCgaatttgtaacaccaaccgggactagtcatctttagtcccggttggtggttggtgttaccaactagAACTAAGGTGTCTCCGCGGACGAGCTTTTTATTAAGGAtcacctttaatcccggttagtTTTGGGTTCAAAAACAACCCAGACTTTTATTAGGGATGGAAGattatttttctactagtgaacGTTATCATTCATGCGTATCGAAAGCAGCCCCGGCATCGAAACACCACCTCTCGCCTATAAATGGTGACCAAACCTTTCGCTGCAATGGCAACCACCAAGGCTGCAATGGCAACCAGCAAGATGCTTCTCCCGGTCACTCTCTGCTTCCTCCTCGTGCTCGCAGCGGAGAGCAAGGAGGACGATAATACTGTCGTCGTCTTCTACGGCACAGCGCGATGCAAGATCAACACCTCCAGGATCATCAGCAGTAAGTAAATTTATATGCTGGGTCAACAAGCTAATTAAACTTCTTTCACAAATCAAATGGCCCAAGAATAATAGACAATCATATGAGTTTGAGTTTGCTAACCACGCCTTCCACGCGGTCCGAATAATCGACAATCATATAACGTATGCATGCAGCGGAAGACTATGTACATGGCATCATAAATTTTACGCAAAAACATAGTTCCAAATTGtacatattattatgtatctggACATAAACTGTATCTAGACAAAAATTATGCaccaagaaaaattaaaatgatctacaatttggaatgcaGGGAGTAGCATTTTGCATGCCGTCGTCGTCTCATCACCGTGTGCGTGTGTGCAGATGCTCCTTTGCAGCTGGTGATCAACAACGCCACGATCCCCGGCACCGGCAGGACGACGAGCACGGGCCAGATCGTGATGGCCGTGAGCCTGACCTCGGCACAGCATCTGGACGCCCTGACGAGCAATGGCAGCGGCAAGGCGTTCCTTGTTGCTCCTCCGCACGCCTGCGGCGCGCCAAGCATTCCTCCCGGGATGGCGGTCGCCGCGGAGGTGCACCCAACCGATGTGGTTTCCGCCTCAGGTGGGCTACTCCGTCCGATGAACAACGGCGGCCTGCATGCAACGAcgaacgccggcggcgccgccaccagccACAACAAGGGTGCCGGTGACACTGTCCACGCGCAGACGCCAACCATCGCCGCCTCAGATGGGCTGGTCCTTCCGGACGTCCAAATGGTTTTTGCTAAAGTCGATTGTTTCGCTTGCCGGATCATACCCATAATAGGGTGAACCTCTGCTAGTATATAatataatgaaaaaaaatctgtgATCAAGGTCAGGTATATGTGTTGCCGTGTCACTGCGCGTGGCCTATAATAATTTATCGATGAGAAGTGATATCTctgttagatatatgggcttggtatgtctttgagaatatatttcctatgaaacaattgcatagtatgtctagactatcttctgatatgattgatgagacaactcctgaacctattgtgcttcctgatcatgctgaacaaacacttgagccagttcatgaggaggttaacagtgaagctcctaagaggagcaagagacaaagaactgcaaagtcctttggtgatgatttcactgtctatctcgtagatgatactcctaagactatttcagaggcatttgcatctccagatgcagatgattgaaaagaagctatccatagtgagatggactctattctttctaatggaacttgggaggttgttgatcgaccatatggttgtaaacctgtgggttgcaagtgggtgttcaaaaagaagcttaggcctgatggtactattgataagtacaaggctcgacttgtggctaagggttatacccagaaagaaggcgaagatttcttcgacacttactcacctgttgctagattgaccagtattcgagtattactttcccttgctgcctcacatggtcttctcgttcattagatggatgttaagacagctgtccttaatggagagttggatgaggaaatttatatgaatcagcctgatgggtttgtaataaagggtcaagagaacaaggtgtgtaaattgctgaaatttttgtatggcctgaaacaagcacctaagcagtggcatgagaaatttgatactacactcatatcagcatgcttttctgtcaatgagtctgatagatgtgtgtactactgccatggtgggggtgagggagttacattgtgcttgtatgtcgatgacatactgaattttggtacaaatcttgacgtgattaaagaggtcaagtcatttctgtgccaaaatttcgacatgaaagatctgggagaggcAGATGTAATTttgaatatcaagttgatcaaaggagagaatgggattactctcacgcaatctcattatgtggaaaagttcttgagccggtttggcttcaaggacagtaagccttctcccacaccttatgatccgagcttgatacttcggaaaaacaagagaattggtagagaccaattaagatactctcagattattggatcacttatgtatttagccagtgctactaggcctgacatctcatatgttgtttgcaaactgagccagtttacctctaatccgggagatgatcattggcatgcgcttgagcgagtcatgcgctatttagttggtactatggattacggaattcactactccgggtatcctgcggtgctggaaggctatagtgattcaaattggatatctgatgctgatgaactgtatgccacaagtggatacatcttcactcttggtggtggtgctgtttcatggaggtcatccaaacagactatcttaacgaggtctaccatgaaagcagaacttgcagcattagatacagccacaGTTAAGGCTAATTGgctacgtgaactcttgatggacttgcctattatcgagaaacctatgccggcaatacttatgaattgtgacaatcaaacggtgatagtcaaagtgaacaattctaaggacaatatgaagttatcaagacacgttaagagacgtctgaaatctgtcaggaaaatgagaaactccagagtaatatcagtggattacatctcaactgataagaacttggtagatcagttcactaaggggctgtcacgtaatgtgatagacagtgcatcaaaggagatgggtatgagacccatatgagctacaccatggtggtaacccaacctatgtgatcggagatctcgtgaagtaggatctgggaagaacaagccatgggatagcatgagagtatcctactaacccactcgagaaatgatgcaacact harbors:
- the LOC117842951 gene encoding uncharacterized protein; protein product: MATTKAAMATSKMLLPVTLCFLLMLAAESKEDDNTVVVFYGTARCKINTSRIISNAPLQLVINNATIPGTGRTTSTGQIVMAVSLTSAQHLDALTSNGSGKAFLVAPPHACGAPSIPPGMAVAAEVHATDVVVPVPGGLFGSMINGSLHATTNAGGASTSHNKGAGDTVHAQMPTMAASDGLALPDVGMVFAKVIDRFACVAL
- the LOC117845321 gene encoding uncharacterized protein translates to MATTKAAMATSKMLLPVTLCFLLVLAAESKEDDNTVVVFYGTARCKINTSRIISNAPLQLVINNATIPGTGRTTSTGQIVMAVSLTSAQHLDALTSNGSGKAFLVAPPHACGAPSIPPGMAVAAEVHPTDVVSASGGLLRPMNNGGLHATTNAGGAATSHNKGAGDTVHAQTPTIAASDGLVLPDVQMVFAKVDCFACRIIPIIG